A single genomic interval of Clostridium facile harbors:
- a CDS encoding YqeG family HAD IIIA-type phosphatase: MSLFLPEIAVKHVMDIDYNLLQRFGIKGLILDVDNTLTTHGHPEPSQGVIEWLEQMRRDGIQLMILSNNTTERVQPFAKKLGLEFISRACKPIPIGLNKAVKRFGLQKDQVALVGDQIYTDILGANLGKTHSILVEPFLLEDGILFRIKRKLEQPWLNKYKKKGN, encoded by the coding sequence ATGTCTTTATTTTTACCTGAAATCGCAGTAAAGCATGTAATGGATATCGATTATAATCTATTGCAGCGTTTTGGCATTAAAGGGCTGATTTTGGATGTGGATAATACATTAACCACACATGGCCATCCGGAGCCGTCTCAAGGTGTGATAGAATGGTTGGAGCAGATGAGGCGGGACGGTATACAGTTGATGATTCTTTCCAACAATACTACCGAACGGGTTCAGCCCTTTGCAAAAAAACTTGGTTTAGAATTTATTTCTAGGGCATGTAAGCCCATCCCAATTGGATTAAACAAGGCAGTAAAGAGATTTGGCTTACAAAAAGACCAGGTTGCCTTGGTGGGAGACCAGATTTATACAGATATTTTAGGTGCAAATCTGGGAAAAACCCACAGTATTTTAGTGGAACCATTTTTACTGGAAGATGGAATCTTATTCCGTATTAAAAGAAAGTTGGAACAACCTTGGTTAAATAAATATAAAAAGAAAGGAAATTGA
- the rpsU gene encoding 30S ribosomal protein S21, protein MAEIRVKENESLDSALRRFKRSCAKSGIISEVRKREHYEKPSVKRKKKSEAARKRKYR, encoded by the coding sequence TTGGCAGAAATTCGTGTAAAAGAAAACGAGTCTTTGGACAGTGCGTTAAGAAGATTTAAAAGATCTTGTGCAAAATCCGGAATTATCTCCGAAGTTCGCAAAAGAGAACACTACGAAAAACCTTCTGTAAAACGTAAAAAGAAATCCGAAGCAGCACGTAAACGCAAATACAGATAA
- the leuS gene encoding leucine--tRNA ligase, which yields MTYDFAKIEKKWQDIWDKENTFAAKNDYSLKKYYALVEFPYPSGQGLHVGHPRSYTALDIVARKRRLEGYNVLYPMGWDAFGLPTENFAIKNHIHPEIVTEKNVARFKSQLKSLGLSFDWNREINTTDPGYYHWTQWIFLQLFKKGLAYKKEMAVNWCTSCKCVLANEEVVNGVCERCGSEVVHKKKSQWMLKITAYADRLIDDLDDVDYINPVKIQQRNWIGRSHGAEVTFTTTQGDDLVIYTTRPDTLFGATYMVIAPEHPIIEKYKDVLTNYDEVKSYQDAAAKKSDFERAEVNKDKTGVQLQGVRAINPVNNKEIPIFVSDYVLMSYGTGAIMAVPAHDTRDYEFAKTFDLPIIEVVAGGDITKEAFTDCATGTMVNSGMLDGLSVEEAKVKIVDWLKENGKGEPKVNFKLRDWVFARQRYWGEPIPIVHCEHCGAVPIPEDQLPLKLPEVESYEPTQDGESPLANLPEFVNTTCPVCGRPAKRETDTMPQWAGSSWYFLRYCDPHNVNALAAKEALDYWLPVDWYNGGMEHTTLHLLYSRFWHKFLYDIGVVSCKEPYQKRTSHGMILGENGEKMSKSRGNVVNPDDIVKEYGADTMRLYEMFIGDFEKAAPWSSASIKGCKRFLDRVWNLQNSVIDQDGYRKEVESEMHKTIKKVSEDIENLKFNTALAAMMSLLNVITATDGITKGELKAFLIMLNPFAPHITEEIYQQVGFEGMLNQQSWVTYDEAKCKDSQVEIAVQVNGKIRDKIVIDAESSKEDALNAAKSSEKVAASMDGKQIVKEIYVSGKLVNIVVK from the coding sequence TTGACGTACGATTTTGCGAAAATCGAAAAAAAGTGGCAGGATATTTGGGATAAAGAAAATACCTTTGCCGCAAAAAATGACTATTCTTTGAAAAAATATTATGCTCTGGTAGAGTTCCCTTATCCATCTGGACAAGGTCTACATGTAGGGCATCCACGTTCTTACACCGCTTTGGATATTGTTGCGAGAAAACGCCGTTTGGAAGGTTACAATGTGCTGTATCCAATGGGCTGGGATGCTTTTGGTTTGCCAACCGAAAACTTTGCGATTAAAAACCACATCCATCCGGAAATTGTAACAGAAAAAAACGTAGCCCGTTTTAAATCCCAGTTAAAATCTTTGGGATTGTCCTTTGACTGGAACCGGGAAATTAATACAACAGATCCAGGCTATTACCATTGGACCCAGTGGATTTTCCTCCAGCTGTTTAAAAAAGGTTTGGCTTATAAAAAAGAAATGGCTGTTAACTGGTGTACTTCCTGTAAATGCGTGTTGGCGAATGAAGAAGTAGTCAATGGTGTTTGTGAACGCTGTGGCAGTGAAGTGGTACATAAGAAAAAATCTCAGTGGATGTTGAAAATTACCGCTTATGCGGACCGTTTGATTGACGATTTAGACGATGTGGATTATATTAACCCAGTTAAAATTCAGCAACGCAATTGGATTGGGCGTTCCCACGGTGCGGAAGTGACCTTTACCACTACTCAAGGGGATGACCTGGTGATTTATACCACTCGTCCAGATACCCTGTTTGGTGCTACCTATATGGTTATTGCTCCAGAACATCCTATTATTGAAAAATATAAAGATGTCCTCACTAATTATGACGAAGTAAAATCTTATCAGGATGCTGCTGCTAAAAAATCTGATTTTGAACGTGCAGAAGTCAATAAAGATAAAACTGGCGTACAACTACAGGGTGTACGTGCTATCAATCCAGTAAACAATAAAGAAATTCCTATTTTCGTGTCCGATTATGTATTGATGAGCTATGGTACTGGTGCAATCATGGCAGTACCTGCCCATGATACCCGTGACTATGAGTTCGCAAAAACCTTTGATCTGCCAATTATTGAAGTAGTCGCTGGTGGTGATATTACCAAAGAAGCCTTTACCGATTGTGCAACTGGCACAATGGTAAACTCCGGTATGTTGGACGGCTTAAGTGTAGAAGAAGCTAAAGTGAAAATTGTGGACTGGTTAAAAGAAAACGGAAAAGGCGAACCAAAAGTAAACTTTAAGCTGCGTGACTGGGTATTTGCCCGTCAGCGTTATTGGGGGGAACCAATTCCAATTGTTCACTGTGAACATTGTGGTGCTGTTCCAATCCCAGAAGACCAATTGCCTTTGAAATTGCCTGAAGTAGAATCTTATGAACCTACTCAAGATGGAGAATCCCCACTGGCAAACCTTCCGGAATTTGTGAATACAACCTGTCCAGTTTGTGGAAGACCTGCAAAACGTGAAACCGATACCATGCCACAGTGGGCTGGTTCTTCCTGGTATTTCCTCCGTTATTGTGATCCACACAATGTCAATGCCTTGGCAGCAAAAGAAGCGTTGGATTACTGGTTGCCGGTTGACTGGTATAATGGTGGTATGGAGCACACTACCTTGCACTTGCTTTATTCTCGTTTCTGGCATAAATTCCTGTATGATATCGGCGTGGTAAGCTGCAAGGAACCATACCAAAAACGTACTAGTCATGGTATGATTTTAGGTGAAAACGGCGAGAAAATGAGTAAATCCCGCGGCAATGTGGTAAATCCAGATGATATTGTGAAAGAATATGGTGCAGACACCATGCGTCTGTATGAAATGTTCATCGGTGATTTTGAAAAGGCAGCTCCATGGAGTTCTGCCAGCATCAAAGGATGTAAACGTTTTCTGGACCGTGTTTGGAACCTACAAAACAGCGTGATTGACCAGGATGGTTATCGCAAAGAAGTAGAAAGTGAAATGCACAAAACCATCAAAAAAGTATCTGAAGATATTGAAAACTTAAAATTCAATACTGCTTTGGCTGCTATGATGTCCTTGTTAAATGTAATTACTGCTACAGATGGCATTACCAAAGGGGAATTAAAAGCATTTTTGATTATGCTGAATCCATTTGCACCTCATATTACAGAGGAAATCTATCAGCAAGTAGGATTTGAAGGAATGTTGAACCAGCAGAGCTGGGTGACTTATGATGAAGCAAAATGTAAAGATTCCCAGGTAGAAATTGCTGTACAGGTAAATGGTAAAATCCGTGATAAGATTGTCATTGATGCGGAATCTTCCAAAGAGGACGCCTTAAACGCTGCAAAATCTTCCGAAAAGGTAGCAGCATCAATGGACGGCAAACAGATTGTAAAAGAAATTTATGTTTCAGGTAAACTAGTAAACATCGTAGTAAAATAA
- the rsfS gene encoding ribosome silencing factor: MTTLELVKKVVKTLDDKKAEDIQVIRVGDLTILGEYFIIADGTNSTHVKSLVDEVEYQTKQVGKTPTRIERDTSANWIILDYTDVVVHVFYKEAREFYDLERLWKDGEQISVSELLEETKD; encoded by the coding sequence ATGACTACTTTAGAATTAGTAAAAAAGGTTGTAAAAACCTTAGATGATAAAAAAGCAGAGGATATTCAGGTAATCCGTGTAGGGGATCTTACAATTTTAGGGGAATACTTTATCATTGCGGATGGTACGAACAGCACCCATGTAAAATCTTTGGTAGACGAAGTAGAATACCAAACCAAACAGGTGGGAAAAACACCAACTCGAATTGAACGGGATACTTCTGCCAACTGGATTATTTTGGATTACACCGATGTAGTAGTACATGTGTTCTACAAAGAAGCACGGGAATTTTATGACTTAGAACGTCTCTGGAAAGATGGCGAACAGATTTCTGTATCAGAATTATTAGAAGAAACAAAAGATTGA
- a CDS encoding LCP family protein, with product MAKDIYSNSRRVRKQAASPTKGKKQYKKKRRKSPLIAICIVLIVISALSIAGMAFWNSSLFANNTDTNGAGLDDSIKNVEEDVINFLVVGIDQDDGRETNQLTDTILVVSFHVKDKNVTVLQIPRDTYIGEEYTSTGKINALYASSHVEEYKGIEGLAQFIYDKLNIPIDHYATITMKGFRQVIDQIGGVEVDVPNPINLDGVELDPGKQVLNGDQAEKFVRQRHGEGYSNGDIDRLEMQRLFMASLVNKLLSTSKTQLVTMLPGLAKEMTTDMTVGDMASIGSEVLKLNSSNITFTMVPGESATVKTSSYGNQSVYSIHAQLLVDLINQNFRYGLAPITVDDLGLEEIANTVSYLDNVGGSANELTGGTDDTSSGTTEGGSDE from the coding sequence ATGGCAAAAGATATTTACAGCAATTCAAGACGTGTAAGAAAACAAGCGGCTTCCCCTACAAAAGGAAAAAAACAATATAAAAAGAAAAGGCGGAAAAGCCCTTTAATCGCAATTTGTATCGTCCTAATTGTGATTTCCGCTTTATCGATTGCGGGGATGGCATTTTGGAATTCCAGCTTGTTTGCCAATAATACGGATACTAATGGAGCAGGATTGGATGATTCCATCAAAAACGTGGAAGAGGATGTTATCAACTTTTTAGTGGTGGGGATTGACCAGGATGATGGACGGGAAACTAACCAATTGACGGATACTATTTTGGTGGTTAGTTTCCATGTAAAAGATAAAAATGTGACGGTATTGCAAATTCCAAGGGATACCTATATTGGAGAAGAATATACTAGTACAGGTAAAATCAATGCCCTATATGCCTCTTCTCATGTTGAGGAATATAAAGGGATTGAGGGGTTAGCACAGTTTATTTATGATAAGCTGAATATCCCAATTGACCATTATGCTACTATTACGATGAAAGGTTTCCGCCAGGTAATTGACCAAATTGGCGGCGTTGAAGTAGATGTTCCAAATCCAATTAATTTGGATGGGGTAGAATTAGACCCTGGTAAACAAGTGCTAAATGGAGACCAGGCAGAAAAATTTGTACGTCAACGACATGGGGAAGGCTATAGTAACGGTGATATTGACCGTTTGGAAATGCAACGTCTGTTTATGGCCTCTTTGGTAAATAAATTGCTTAGTACCAGCAAAACACAGTTAGTTACCATGCTTCCTGGTTTGGCAAAAGAAATGACAACTGATATGACAGTAGGAGATATGGCTTCAATTGGGTCAGAAGTATTGAAATTAAATTCTTCTAATATCACATTTACTATGGTACCAGGGGAAAGCGCTACGGTAAAAACCAGCTCTTATGGCAATCAGTCGGTATATAGTATCCATGCTCAACTGTTGGTAGACTTAATTAACCAGAATTTCCGTTATGGCTTGGCTCCAATTACGGTGGATGATTTGGGACTTGAGGAAATTGCGAATACGGTTAGCTATTTGGATAATGTTGGAGGAAGTGCAAATGAGTTGACCGGAGGAACGGATGATACATCTTCCGGAACTACAGAAGGGGGTAGTGACGAATGA
- the nadD gene encoding nicotinate (nicotinamide) nucleotide adenylyltransferase, producing the protein MAKIGIFGGTFNPVHLGHQQMVQQIKEKKGLDQILVIPTNRPPHKTAEDLVDNHHRLAMCQLVFPETEGYTVSDVEFQLGGQSYTIRTLEYLKRQYPNDQLFLIVGSDMILTFDQWKDYQKILQQVIVFAGARGENEYQAMQQKAKELMRVAGTVEIISTDILPMSSTEIRRKIKSGESCEKLLDVKVQEYIQHHHLYQTISFPELQDIVQHELTPERYHHTLCVVKKAVELAEIHHGDKQKAKLAALLHDVMKNKEPNYLLQYFLTNGIILTDIERNSPPLWHSIAGAAYIQTELQIHDQDVINAVRYHTTARKGMSLLEKIIYIADCTSEERNYDGVEVQRKLAEKNLDYAILYSLKYNLGMLIQKQKPLHPDSVQAYHDLIKKIPEVL; encoded by the coding sequence ATGGCTAAGATTGGAATTTTTGGCGGCACATTTAATCCTGTCCATTTAGGGCACCAGCAGATGGTCCAACAAATCAAGGAGAAAAAAGGACTGGACCAAATTTTGGTTATTCCCACGAATCGTCCCCCACATAAAACAGCAGAGGATTTGGTGGATAACCATCATAGGCTTGCCATGTGTCAACTGGTCTTTCCTGAAACAGAAGGCTATACTGTTTCGGATGTGGAGTTTCAACTGGGTGGGCAGAGCTATACCATCCGCACCTTGGAATATTTAAAACGGCAATATCCAAACGACCAGTTGTTTTTAATTGTGGGAAGCGATATGATTCTTACCTTTGACCAGTGGAAGGATTACCAAAAAATATTACAGCAAGTGATTGTTTTCGCTGGAGCTAGAGGAGAAAACGAATACCAAGCCATGCAGCAAAAAGCTAAGGAGTTAATGCGGGTGGCTGGTACTGTAGAAATTATATCCACAGATATATTGCCAATGTCTTCTACAGAAATTCGTAGAAAAATAAAATCAGGAGAATCTTGTGAAAAGTTATTGGACGTAAAAGTTCAGGAGTATATTCAGCATCACCATTTATATCAAACAATATCCTTTCCCGAATTACAGGATATTGTGCAACATGAACTGACGCCGGAGCGTTACCATCATACATTATGTGTTGTAAAAAAAGCAGTAGAGTTGGCGGAAATCCATCATGGCGATAAACAAAAAGCAAAACTGGCTGCATTATTGCATGATGTGATGAAAAATAAGGAACCAAATTATTTATTGCAATATTTTTTAACAAATGGTATAATACTAACTGATATTGAAAGAAATAGTCCTCCATTATGGCATTCCATTGCTGGTGCGGCATATATCCAAACCGAGCTACAAATCCATGACCAGGATGTGATCAATGCGGTGCGTTATCATACTACTGCCCGGAAAGGCATGTCTTTACTGGAAAAAATCATTTATATTGCGGATTGTACCAGTGAAGAACGTAATTATGATGGAGTGGAGGTTCAACGGAAGTTAGCAGAAAAAAATTTGGATTACGCTATACTATACAGTTTAAAATATAATTTGGGGATGCTCATACAAAAGCAGAAGCCACTTCATCCTGACAGTGTACAAGCTTATCATGATTTGATCAAGAAGATACCGGAGGTTTTATAA
- a CDS encoding YhbY family RNA-binding protein, with protein sequence MLTSKQRAKLRGMANQLPTLFQIGKNGITPEVVAQVEEALLPKELIKLSVLETAPVFAREAAQQLAEALNADVVQVIGMRFVLYRPNPEEPVIEL encoded by the coding sequence ATGCTGACAAGTAAACAACGAGCAAAATTGCGGGGAATGGCAAACCAGCTGCCAACCTTATTTCAAATTGGAAAAAACGGTATTACTCCAGAGGTAGTGGCACAAGTAGAAGAAGCGCTGTTGCCAAAAGAGTTGATTAAGCTGAGTGTATTGGAAACTGCCCCTGTCTTTGCCAGGGAAGCGGCACAGCAACTGGCTGAGGCGTTAAATGCGGATGTTGTTCAGGTCATTGGAATGCGATTTGTGCTATACCGTCCAAATCCAGAGGAGCCGGTGATTGAATTATAA
- the rdgB gene encoding RdgB/HAM1 family non-canonical purine NTP pyrophosphatase, which yields MKVIIATGNPGKLREFSRILNPLGFEVCSQSEAGFTGSVEETGTTFAENAFLKADAIYQQFHCPTIADDSGLEVMALDNRPGVYSARYSGEHATDEQNNDKLLEELQGKSNREAQYVCCICYLDQQGQAHYFTGTCKGEIGFERKGTEGFGYDPLFMIGDRSFGQYTAEEKDAISHRGKALRAMAEYIQQNEKENHHADK from the coding sequence GTGAAAGTTATCATTGCAACAGGAAATCCAGGAAAGTTACGGGAATTTTCTCGCATTTTAAATCCATTAGGGTTTGAAGTCTGTTCCCAATCCGAAGCGGGTTTTACCGGTTCGGTAGAAGAAACAGGCACAACCTTTGCAGAAAATGCTTTTTTAAAAGCGGATGCTATCTATCAACAATTTCACTGCCCTACCATTGCGGATGATAGCGGATTGGAAGTAATGGCTTTAGATAACCGTCCAGGCGTCTATTCTGCCAGATATTCGGGGGAACATGCTACCGATGAACAGAACAATGATAAATTGTTGGAAGAATTACAGGGAAAATCCAACCGTGAAGCCCAGTATGTCTGCTGTATCTGTTATCTTGACCAACAGGGACAAGCCCATTATTTTACTGGAACCTGTAAGGGAGAAATTGGATTTGAGCGGAAAGGGACAGAAGGCTTTGGTTATGACCCTCTGTTTATGATTGGCGACCGAAGCTTTGGACAATATACGGCGGAGGAAAAAGACGCTATTAGCCACCGTGGTAAAGCGTTGCGGGCAATGGCGGAATATATCCAACAAAATGAAAAGGAGAACCATCATGCTGACAAGTAA
- the ftsY gene encoding signal recognition particle-docking protein FtsY, whose product MGFFDKIKNGLKKTKENMVKQMEHVFHSFTKIDEELFEELEEILIMSDVGVNTSMRICEQLRKTVKERGIKDPAQVRELLKEIMIDMLSGGEELNISTQPSMILVIGVNGVGKTTTIGKLAAHLKSQGKKVILGAADTFRAAAIDQLEIWAERSGVQMVRHDEGSDPAAVVFDTIAAAKSRNMDVAICDTAGRLHNKKNLMNELNKISRVIEREAEGCDKEVLLVVDATTGQNGVNQAREFKEAAGITGIILTKLDGTAKGGVVIAIKEDLGLPIKYIGVGEQIDDLQPFNPTDFVNALFEE is encoded by the coding sequence GTGGGCTTTTTTGATAAGATTAAAAACGGATTAAAAAAGACAAAAGAGAACATGGTAAAACAGATGGAACATGTTTTCCATTCTTTTACCAAGATTGATGAAGAACTATTTGAAGAACTGGAAGAAATTTTGATCATGTCCGATGTTGGGGTAAATACCTCTATGCGGATTTGTGAACAACTCCGCAAAACCGTAAAAGAACGTGGAATAAAAGACCCTGCACAAGTAAGGGAGCTGTTAAAAGAAATTATGATTGATATGCTTTCCGGTGGGGAAGAATTGAATATTTCCACACAGCCATCCATGATATTAGTCATTGGTGTAAACGGGGTAGGCAAAACAACAACGATTGGTAAATTGGCAGCCCATTTAAAATCACAGGGGAAAAAGGTAATTTTAGGTGCAGCAGATACTTTCCGTGCAGCAGCTATCGACCAGTTAGAAATCTGGGCGGAACGCAGTGGGGTACAAATGGTGCGCCATGATGAAGGATCTGACCCAGCAGCTGTGGTATTTGATACTATTGCAGCAGCGAAAAGCAGAAATATGGATGTTGCCATTTGTGATACTGCTGGGAGGTTGCATAACAAGAAAAATTTGATGAACGAGCTGAACAAAATCTCCCGTGTCATTGAACGGGAGGCAGAAGGCTGCGATAAAGAAGTATTGCTAGTAGTAGACGCTACTACAGGGCAAAACGGTGTCAACCAGGCAAGGGAATTTAAAGAAGCAGCTGGTATCACTGGAATTATTTTAACCAAATTGGATGGTACTGCTAAAGGTGGTGTTGTGATTGCCATCAAGGAAGACCTTGGCTTACCAATTAAATACATTGGCGTTGGGGAACAGATTGATGATTTACAGCCATTTAATCCAACCGATTTTGTCAATGCACTGTTTGAAGAATAG